A single region of the Sorghum bicolor cultivar BTx623 chromosome 7, Sorghum_bicolor_NCBIv3, whole genome shotgun sequence genome encodes:
- the LOC8069872 gene encoding phosphoenolpyruvate carboxylase 2-like gives MAGKLEKMASIDAQLRMLAPAKLSEDDKLVEYDALLLDRFLDILQDLHGEDLRELVQECYEIAAEYERKHDSEKLDELGNMLTSLDPGDSIVTAKAFSHMLNLANLAEEVQIAYRRRIKLKKGDFADENSALTESDIEETFKRLVVDLKKSPAEVFDALKSQTVDLVLTAHPTQSVRRSLLQKHSRIRNCLVQLCSKDITPDDKQELDEALQREIQAAFRTDEIRRTQPTPQDEMRAGMSYFHETIWKGVPKFLRRVDTALKNIGIDERVPYNAPLIQFSSWMGGDRDGNPRVTPEVTRDVCLLARMMAANLYCSQIENLMFELSMWRCNDELRAQADELHRSSKKDAKHYIEFWKKVPPSEPYRVILGDLRDKLYNTRERARQLLSSGYSDIPEESTVTNVEQFLEPLELCYRSLCACGDRVIADGSLLDFLRQVSTFGLCLVRLDIRQESDRHTDVLDAITTYLGIGSYREWSEERRQEWLLSELNGKRPLFGPDLPTTDEIADVLDTFRVIAELPADNFGAYIISMATAPSDVLAVELLQRECHVKTPLRVVPLFEKLADLEGAPAALARLFSVDWYRERINGKQEVMIGYSDSGKDAGRLSAAWQLYKAQEELIKVAKKFGVKLTMFHGRGGTVGRGGGPTHLAILSQPPDTIHGSLRVTVQGEVIEQSFGEEHLCFRTLQRFTAATLEHGMHPPISPKPEWRALLDEMAVVATKEYRSIVFQEPRFVEYFRLATPEMEYGRMNIGSRPSKRKPSGGIESLRAIPWIFAWTQTRFHLPVWLGFGAAFKHILEKDIRNLHMLQEMYNEWPFFRVTIDLVEMVFAKGDPGIAALYDKLLVSSELWPLGEKLRANYEETKRLLLQVAGHKDLLEGDLYLKQRLRLRDAYITTLNVCQAYTMKRIRDPDYHVTLRPHLSKEIMDWNKPAAELVKLNPTSEYAPGLEDTLILTMKGIAAGMQNTG, from the exons ATGGCCGGGAagttggagaagatggcgtcgatCGACGCGCAGCTGCGGATGCTGGCGCCGGCGAAGCTGTCGGAGGACGACAAGCTGGTGGAGTACGACGCCCTCCTCCTCGACCGCTTCCTCGACATCCTCCAGGACCTCCACGGCGAGGATCTCCGTGAGCTG GTACAAGAGTGCTATGAGATAGCTGCTGAGTATGAAAGGAAGCATGACTCAGAAAAGCTTGATGAACTTGGCAACATGTTGACCAGCTTGGATCCTGGTGATTCGATTGTAACTGCGAAAGCATTCTCACATATGCTTAACTTGGCCAACTTGGCTGAGGAAGTCCAGATTGCTTATCGGAGGAGaatcaagctcaagaagggggACTTTGCTGATGAGAACTCAGCACTGACTGAATCTGATATTGAGGAAACTTTTAAGCGGCTTGTAGTTGACCTTAAGAAGTCACCAGCTGAAGTTTTTGATGCTCTGAAGAGTCAGACTGTTGACCTGGTTTTGACTGCACATCCAACACAGTCAGTAAGGAGATCACTGCTACAGAAGCACTCACG GATAAGGAATTGTTTAGTTCAACTGTGCTCTAAGGACATCACACCAGATGACAAACAGGAGCTTGATGAGGCTCTCCAGAGGGAG ATCCAGGCAGCCTTCAGAACTGATGAGATCAGAAGAACACAGCCTACTCCACAAGATGAAATGCGGGCTGGTATGAGTTACTTCCATGAAACAATATGGAAAGGTGTTCCAAAGTTTTTACGCCGCGTGGATACTGCCTTGAAGAACATTGGAATTGATGAGCGTGTGCCGTATAATGCCCCTCTCATTCAGTTCTCTTCTTGGATGGGAGGAGATCGTGATG GAAATCCAAGAGTGACACCAGAGGTTACAAGGGATGTCTGTTTGCTTGCCAGAATGATGGCTGCAAATTTGTATTGCTCACAGATTGAGAATCTCATGTTCGAG TTGTCTATGTGGCGATGCAATGATGAGCTTCGGGCACAAGCAGATGAGTTACATCGCTCATCAAAGAAAGATGCAAAGCACTATATAG AGTTCTGGAAAAAGGTTCCTCCGAGTGAGCCATATCGGGTTATACTTGGCGATTTGAGAGACAAGCTTTACAATACACGTGAGCGGGCACGCCAGTTGTTATCCAGTGGATATTCTGACATTCCCGAAGAATCTACTGTCACAAACGTTGAGCAG TTCTTAGAGCCTTTGGAGCTATGCTACAGGTCTCTCTGTGCTTGTGGTGACCGTGTAATTGCTGATGGAAGCCTTCTTGATTTCTTGCGCCAAGTTTCTACCTTTGGACTGTGCCTTGTGAGGCTTGACATAAGGCAGGAATCTGATAGGCACACTGATGTCCTTGATGCTATTACCACCTACTTAGGAATAGGTTCATACCGTGAGTGGTCTGAGGAACGCCGTCAGGAGTGGCTCTTGTCTGAACTCAATGGGAAGCGTCCATTGTTTGGTCCAGACCTTCCCACTACTGATGAGATTGCTGATGTCCTAGACACATTCCGTGTGATAGCTGAACTTCCTGCGGACAACTTTGGAGCATACATTATTTCTATGGCAACAGCTCCATCTGATGTTCTTGCTGTTGAGCTTCTCCAGCGTGAATGTCATGTGAAGACACCACTTAGAGTTGTCCCACTATTTGAGAAGTTGGCTGATCTTGAAGGTGCCCCAGCTGCACTGGCCAGACTCTTCTCAGTGGATTGGTATAGAGAAAGGATTAATGGCAAACAGGAGGTCATGATTGGCTACTCAGACTCAGGTAAGGATGCTGGTCGCCTCTCAGCAGCTTGGCAGCTGTACAAGGCTCAGGAGGAGCTTATCAAAGTCGCTAAGAAATTTGGGGTGAAATTGACGATGTTCCATGGGCGAGGTGGTACTGTTGGAAGAGGTGGAGGCCCCACTCATCTTGCCATTTTGTCTCAGCCACCGGATACAATCCATGGATCCCTCAGGGTCACTGTTCAGGGGGAAGTCATTGAACAGTCCTTTGGTGAGGAGCACCTGTGTTTCAGGACACTGCAGCGTTTCACGGCTGCTACTCTTGAGCATGGCATGCATCCACCAATTTCCCCAAAACCTGAATGGCGTGCTCTGCTTGATGAGATGGCTGTAGTGGCAACAAAGGAATATCGGTCCATTGTCTTCCAAGAACCACGCTTTGTGGAGTATTTCCGCCTT GCAACACCTGAAATGGAGTATGGAAGGATGAACATAGGGAGCAGACCATCCAAGAGAAAACCAAGTGGTGGGATTGAGTCTCTACGTGCCATTCCATGGATCTTTGCATGGACACAGACACGCTTCCACCTCCCTGTCTGGCTGGGTTTTGGGGCTGCCTTTAAGCACATCCTGGAAAAGGACATTAGGAACCTCCACATGCTTCAGGAGATGTACAATGAGTGGCCATTCTTCAGGGTGACAATTGATCTAGTTGAGATGGTGTTCGCCAAGGGTGACCCAGGCATCGCTGCCTTGTACGATAAACTCCTTGTTTCTTCAGAGCTCTGGCCTCTTGGGGAGAAGCTGAGGGCAAATTATGAAGAGACCAAACGTCTTCTCCTTCAG GTTGCTGGACACAAGGATCTTCTTGAAGGGGATTTATACCTGAAGCAGCGTCTCCGCCTCCGTGATGCGTACATCACCACACTGAATGTCTGCCAAGCCTACACGATGAAGCGCATCCGTGACCCAGATTACCATGTCACACTGCGGCCCCACCTGTCCAAGGAAATCATGGACTGGAACAAGCCTGCTGCAGAGCTCGTCAAGCTGAACCCGACCAGTGAGTATGCTCCGGGGCTGGAGGACACCCTCATCCTGACCATGAAGGGCATTGCTGCTGGGATGCAGAACACTGGTTAG